One segment of Anguilla anguilla isolate fAngAng1 chromosome 1, fAngAng1.pri, whole genome shotgun sequence DNA contains the following:
- the e2f2 gene encoding transcription factor E2F2, giving the protein MMRLPKGPASARSTVALSGSSSQKKLLAGVHTEFFNTGLSTPHINSVPAGYFTQICNTTVADQRVNCLYATPHGPEAKPIRSSSGRLPAKRKLDLEDPLYLPDFRTPKGKGCAAVVRVPSPKTPKSPGERTRYDTSLGLLTKKFVGLLSESADGVLDLNWATEVLEVQKRRIYDITNVLEGVQLIRKKSKNNIQWMVGGVFEGSAGGSERARALNKELGDLERAEKSLDDLIQSSTAQLRHLTESQHNQRLGYVTYQDIRSVASLQDQTVIAVKAPSETKLEVPESSGDCLQIYLKSTNGPIEVYLCPEEGQEDGSPVKGTTPKKEAPQPAAECPQYAVKQEPLETEIPRPAGAEAAAVEPSRPLLDVEGILGLPPSLLQITEDQLPGSAFAPEAAAPFVSFSPPLDHDDYLWSLEDGEGVSDFFDTYDLGDLLKS; this is encoded by the exons ATGATGCGGTTACCCAAAGGTCCGGCTTCTGCCAGAAGTACTGTGGCGTTGTCGGGGTCGAGCTCGCAGAAGAAACTTCTAGCTGGAGTGCACACGGAGTTTTTCAATACTGGACTCTCTACCCCGCATATCAACTCCGTGCCGGCTGGCTACTTCACGCAAATTTGCAACACTACAGTCGCGGATCAGCGAGTCAACTGTCTCTATGCAACCCCTCACGGACCCGAAGCGAAACCCATCAGATCTTCATCGGGGAGACTGCCG GCCAAGAGGAAGCTGGATCTCGAGGACCCCCTGTACCTGCCCGACTTCCGTACCCCCAAAGGAAAGGGGTGTGCAGCTGTGGTCAGGGTCCCCAGCCCCAAGA CCCCCAAGTCCCCAGGGGAGCGTACGCGCTACGACACCTCCCTGGGCCTCCTGACCAAGAAGTTTGTGGGCCTGCTGAGCGAGTCGGCCGACGGGGTGCTGGACCTGAACTGGGCCACCGAGGTGCTGGAGGTGCAGAAGAGGCGCATCTACGACATCACCAACGTGCTGGAGGGCGTGCAGCTCATCCGCAAGAAGTCCAAGAACAACATCCAGTGGAT GGTGGGCGGAGTGTTCGAGGGCTCGGCCGGCGGGTCGGAGAGGGCCCGCGCTCTGAATAAGGAGCTGGGCGACCTGGAGCGGGCGGAGAAGTCGCTGGACGACCTCATCCAGTCCAGCACCGCCCAGCTGCGCCACCTCACCGAGAGCCAGCACAACCAGAG gctgggatacgTCACCTACCAGGACATCCGCTCCGTGGCCAGCCTGCAGGACCAGACGGTCATCGCCGTCAAGGCCCCCTCGGAAACCAAACTGGAAGTGCCCGAGTCTTCTGGG GACTGCCTGCAGATCTACCTGAAGAGCACGAACGGGCCCATCGAGGTGTACCTGTGCCCCGAGGAGGGCCAGGAGGACGGGAGTCCGGTCAAGGGGACCACGCCCAAAAAAGAGGCCCCCCAGCCCGCCGCAGAGTGCCCCCAGTACGCCGTCAAACAGGAGCCCCTGGAAA ctgagaTCCCGCGGCCCGCTGGGGCAGAGGCTGCGGCCGTGGAACCCtcgcgccccctgctggacgtGGAGGGGATTTTGGGCCTCCCGCCGAGCCTGCTCCAGATCACCGAGGACCAGCTGCCGGGCTCCGCCTTCGCGCCCGAGGCCGCCGCCCCCTTCGTGAGCTTCTCCCCGCCCCTCGACCACGACGACTACCTGTGGAGCCTGGAGGACGGCGAGGGCGTCTCGGACTTCTTCGACACCTACGACCTGGGCGACCTGCTCAAGAGCTGA